From a single Bacteroidia bacterium genomic region:
- the larA gene encoding nickel-dependent lactate racemase produces the protein MKMISLEYGSSLLEIAVPVQTEIAGMQHAPAPLIGADVIPHALRHPYNSLALVDIAAQKIAAKPQAKAVIVVSDNTRPVPYKGENGLMPHILRALIQGGFRESDILVLIGAGSHRNMLEPEIEEMLGLHASGFQEVSVLNHEYEIDEQLTYLGETRQGSRVMLNRLYMEADLKIVTGLVESHFMAGASGGRKGICPGIVGKETLNIFHGAKFLSSAQAADMVLEGNPLHDESLEIALMAGCDFLVNATIDAEKRLTGVFAGNLQTAHQAAVQKIRSYVMVPLPHRYDIVIIPAGFVGVNHYQTAKAAIEAARAVKQGGQIILVARHTDPDPVGGEGYKTSLKMLQATGRQKFMSMIMAPDWKLIQEQWQVQMWCKVFDVLENEKNLLYCALEIPEKDYEYLPGTPCISMISRDKNDRPEVVMRAMVEKAVEYACRMSDKNHPSILLLKDGPYGIPEVIS, from the coding sequence ATGAAAATGATATCCCTCGAGTATGGCAGCAGTCTGTTGGAAATTGCTGTGCCTGTTCAAACTGAGATCGCCGGTATGCAACATGCGCCGGCTCCGCTAATTGGCGCGGATGTGATTCCTCATGCCCTTCGCCATCCATATAACTCCCTGGCTCTGGTTGATATAGCCGCACAAAAAATTGCGGCTAAGCCGCAAGCCAAGGCAGTTATTGTCGTTTCCGACAATACGCGACCGGTTCCATACAAGGGAGAAAACGGATTGATGCCGCATATACTCCGTGCCCTGATACAGGGCGGATTTCGGGAAAGCGACATCCTCGTACTTATTGGCGCAGGCTCACATCGCAATATGCTTGAGCCCGAAATTGAAGAAATGCTCGGTTTGCACGCCTCGGGATTTCAGGAGGTATCCGTGCTCAACCATGAGTACGAGATCGATGAGCAATTGACATATCTGGGAGAAACCCGGCAGGGATCACGGGTAATGCTCAACCGTTTGTATATGGAAGCCGACCTGAAAATCGTAACCGGGCTGGTAGAAAGTCATTTTATGGCAGGGGCTTCAGGCGGCAGAAAAGGCATTTGTCCGGGGATTGTGGGGAAAGAAACACTCAACATCTTCCATGGGGCAAAGTTTCTAAGTTCGGCACAGGCAGCAGATATGGTGCTGGAAGGCAACCCTTTACACGATGAATCGCTGGAAATAGCCTTGATGGCGGGATGTGATTTTCTGGTAAATGCCACCATTGATGCAGAGAAAAGACTGACAGGGGTTTTTGCCGGAAACCTGCAAACGGCGCACCAGGCGGCAGTACAAAAAATCAGGAGTTATGTGATGGTACCGCTTCCACACAGATATGATATTGTCATTATTCCAGCAGGGTTTGTCGGTGTCAATCATTACCAGACCGCAAAAGCTGCGATAGAAGCAGCCCGGGCCGTAAAACAGGGAGGGCAGATTATTCTGGTGGCCAGACATACCGACCCCGACCCAGTCGGCGGAGAAGGCTATAAAACATCTCTTAAGATGCTTCAGGCAACCGGAAGGCAAAAGTTTATGTCCATGATTATGGCTCCCGACTGGAAACTCATCCAGGAACAATGGCAGGTGCAAATGTGGTGCAAAGTTTTTGACGTGCTGGAAAATGAAAAAAATCTTCTGTACTGTGCGCTGGAAATTCCGGAAAAAGATTACGAATACCTCCCCGGCACGCCTTGTATTTCGATGATTTCCAGAGATAAAAACGACCGCCCGGAAGTAGTCATGCGGGCTATGGTAGAAAAAGCAGTGGAATACGCATGTAGGATGAGTGATAAAAATCATCCTTCTATTCTTCTATTAAAAGATGGCCCATACGGTATTCCAGAGGTCATTAGTTAG
- a CDS encoding acyl-CoA desaturase — translation MNPRVKFVPPVTEQKRFFHVLRKRVDDYFLEGNITPHANATMVIKTLSMFAMYLIPYALILTLNIPLWQMWILTAIMGVGLAGIGLSVMHDANHGAYSANKYINQILGFTLDLIGGSSTNWKVQHNILHHTYTNIPGMDEDIRERVIIRLSPEAKRYKIHWFQHYYAVFFYGFMTFTWVAYKDVMQFIQYSKTDMIKNRGMELFKLIATKIIYYSYIAVIPLMVLDITWWQFLIGFVTMHYIAGMILAVIFQMAHVVEETSMPTPTEHGTIENLWAIHQLETTANFSNGNRILNWYAGGLNFQIEHHLFPKICHVHYTEISKIVKKTAEEFGVPYYQKKDLKEAMESHLRLLKQLGRNEHAPAIHAH, via the coding sequence ATGAATCCAAGAGTTAAATTTGTTCCTCCAGTTACAGAACAGAAGCGTTTTTTCCATGTATTGAGAAAAAGAGTAGATGATTATTTCCTTGAAGGCAACATAACGCCCCACGCCAACGCTACCATGGTCATCAAAACCTTGTCCATGTTTGCAATGTATTTGATTCCTTATGCCCTCATTTTGACCCTCAATATCCCTCTCTGGCAAATGTGGATTTTGACAGCAATTATGGGTGTGGGACTGGCAGGAATCGGGCTTTCAGTTATGCATGACGCCAATCATGGCGCCTATTCCGCAAACAAATATATCAACCAGATCCTCGGTTTTACCCTCGACCTCATTGGAGGCAGCTCTACTAACTGGAAAGTACAGCACAATATCCTCCACCATACCTATACAAATATCCCCGGTATGGACGAAGATATCAGAGAACGGGTGATCATCCGTCTTTCCCCCGAAGCAAAAAGATATAAAATCCATTGGTTTCAGCATTATTATGCAGTATTCTTCTATGGCTTTATGACTTTCACATGGGTAGCCTATAAAGATGTCATGCAGTTTATCCAATACAGCAAAACCGATATGATCAAAAACCGCGGTATGGAGCTGTTTAAACTGATTGCTACCAAAATTATCTACTATAGCTATATTGCAGTTATTCCTTTAATGGTTCTTGACATTACCTGGTGGCAGTTCCTGATCGGTTTTGTTACCATGCACTATATCGCAGGTATGATCCTTGCCGTTATTTTTCAAATGGCACACGTAGTCGAAGAAACTTCCATGCCTACACCTACCGAGCATGGTACAATCGAAAATCTCTGGGCTATTCACCAATTGGAAACTACCGCCAATTTTTCAAATGGCAACCGTATTCTCAACTGGTATGCCGGTGGATTGAATTTCCAGATTGAACACCACCTCTTCCCCAAAATATGCCATGTGCATTACACGGAGATTTCCAAAATTGTAAAAAAGACAGCGGAAGAGTTTGGAGTGCCTTATTATCAGAAAAAAGACCTGAAAGAAGCGATGGAATCACATCTTCGCCTGCTCAAACAACTGGGCAGAAACGAACATGCACCTGCCATTCACGCACATTGA
- the lysM gene encoding peptidoglycan-binding protein LysM: MGLFSFVKNAGASLLGLKTDAQKREEAIAKKEAVIKEFVAKFGLGIEDLSIAFSGEDDDTVTLNGFAKTQTDKEKLILAVGNIEGIATVDDQIKVELVETPEPESVFYTVVKGDSLSKIAKAHYGNAMKYPVIFEANKPMLKDPDLIYPGQVLRIPPLEA; this comes from the coding sequence ATGGGACTTTTTAGTTTTGTTAAAAATGCAGGTGCAAGTCTGCTAGGCTTGAAAACCGATGCACAAAAGCGCGAAGAAGCGATCGCTAAAAAAGAAGCCGTCATTAAAGAATTCGTAGCCAAATTTGGTCTTGGTATTGAAGACCTCTCTATTGCATTTTCCGGAGAAGATGATGACACCGTTACCCTGAACGGCTTTGCAAAAACCCAGACAGACAAAGAAAAACTAATCCTTGCTGTTGGCAATATCGAAGGTATCGCTACTGTCGATGACCAAATCAAAGTAGAGTTGGTAGAAACTCCGGAACCAGAATCTGTATTTTATACTGTTGTAAAAGGAGATAGTCTTTCCAAAATTGCTAAAGCACACTACGGCAATGCGATGAAATACCCGGTGATTTTTGAGGCAAATAAGCCGATGCTGAAAGATCCGGATTTGATCTACCCAGGTCAGGTTCTGCGCATTCCTCCATTGGAAGCATAG
- a CDS encoding aminotransferase class III-fold pyridoxal phosphate-dependent enzyme: MHTLSPQTLLDQLFDIQPVSVKPLPGELDLNYFVRTSNHLSFILKVSHVGEAWTDLDMQNQAMLHLETHPCGLKLPVVIPNLGGEYISRIADEAGNERLVRLLTWVEGNVWAKVNPHSSDLIQSLGTACGSLISSLQGFDHASAHRWYKWDLANVRWIEPHKDIFRLPQQREMIDYFLNLYKTAVLPLLPQLRESVNHNDANDYNILVSHTFPSEVISLIDFGDMVYTKTVYEPAIAAAYALMGKPDPLSAVADLVKGFHSAFPLTETELSVLFPLIAARLMISVTNAAISRQAHPENTYLQISEQPAWDLLEKLRIISPALAEYTFRDACGYTPCPQQTPFLRWAEKHTFAPVVAADLSPENIHVLDLGVGSEELGNNSTFEDSAQFDRHIRRLLEDAQRLAGIGKYDEVRPFYTTDSYLTTGNEGPLWRTVHLGLDIFLPSGTAVMAVYEGRIHSFANNAQERDYGPTLILEHNPPDGPTFFTLYGHLSINSMKDWMPGRKVSAGEVMGTIGPRPENGNWPPHLHFQVILDLLGRAGDFPGVAYPHQREIWKSVSPDPGMLAGVNIRSFPETKPREIQQVRNRHLGRSLSVSYDRPLKIVRGYGQYLYDHEGRRYLDTVNNVPHVGHQHPRIVAAGRKQAALLNTNTRYLHEAIVRYAEELLATLPPSLEVVHFVNSGSEANELALRMARAIGGNRDMLVVEVGYHGNTNACIDISSYKFDGKGGKGAPEWIHVLPIPDNYRGLYRGEGTGGKYAGHVDVILRQLAEAGKKPAGFIHESILSCGGQVMLPEGYLAAAYQKVRAAGGVCIADEVQVGFGRVGEKFWGFELQGVVPDIVTMGKPIGNGHPLGAVVCTRAVAEAFANGMEYFNTFGGNPVSCAIGREVLAVIKDEALQHHAFQMGTLLRKGLLELQQKHAIIGDVRGVGLFQGFELVKDRELLTPAPDQTRYLANCMRQLGILMSTDGPFHNVIKIKPPMPFHAGNVSFLIDTLDKVLGENYFTFE; the protein is encoded by the coding sequence ATGCACACGTTATCTCCTCAAACCCTTTTGGACCAGCTTTTTGATATCCAGCCTGTTTCGGTCAAACCCCTTCCCGGAGAACTGGATCTCAACTATTTTGTTCGCACCTCAAACCATCTTTCCTTTATTCTCAAAGTTTCGCATGTAGGGGAAGCATGGACTGATCTGGATATGCAGAATCAGGCGATGTTACATCTCGAAACTCACCCCTGCGGGCTGAAATTGCCGGTTGTTATACCCAATCTCGGGGGGGAGTATATTTCCCGAATAGCAGATGAGGCGGGAAATGAGCGACTGGTAAGATTGCTCACCTGGGTAGAAGGAAATGTTTGGGCAAAGGTAAATCCTCATTCTTCCGATCTGATCCAAAGCCTCGGAACAGCCTGCGGCTCACTGATCTCCTCCCTCCAGGGCTTTGATCATGCTTCCGCCCACAGATGGTATAAATGGGACCTGGCCAATGTGCGCTGGATTGAGCCGCATAAGGATATTTTTCGCCTGCCGCAACAGCGGGAAATGATAGACTATTTTTTGAATCTGTACAAAACGGCTGTTCTTCCCTTGCTCCCCCAACTTCGCGAAAGTGTCAATCACAACGATGCCAACGACTATAATATTCTCGTTTCACATACCTTCCCCTCAGAAGTGATCAGTCTGATCGATTTTGGGGATATGGTTTATACTAAAACGGTATATGAACCAGCCATTGCGGCAGCCTATGCACTGATGGGTAAACCTGATCCGCTTTCTGCTGTAGCTGACCTTGTAAAGGGCTTTCACTCGGCATTTCCTCTCACAGAAACAGAACTTTCCGTTTTATTTCCTCTGATTGCTGCAAGACTGATGATTTCGGTTACAAATGCCGCAATCAGCAGGCAGGCACATCCGGAAAATACTTATCTGCAAATCAGCGAACAACCTGCATGGGATCTGCTGGAAAAACTACGCATCATTTCCCCGGCCCTGGCTGAATATACATTTCGGGATGCTTGTGGCTATACACCTTGCCCGCAACAAACTCCTTTTTTGCGATGGGCCGAAAAACATACTTTTGCACCCGTGGTCGCTGCTGACCTGTCGCCGGAGAATATACATGTTCTGGATCTTGGGGTCGGAAGTGAAGAACTGGGCAATAATTCGACATTTGAGGATTCTGCTCAGTTTGATCGCCATATCCGAAGACTTTTGGAAGATGCCCAAAGACTTGCGGGTATAGGCAAATACGATGAAGTACGGCCTTTCTACACCACTGACAGTTATCTGACCACCGGAAATGAAGGTCCTTTATGGCGAACTGTTCATCTCGGACTTGATATATTTTTGCCATCCGGTACGGCCGTGATGGCTGTATATGAAGGCAGGATCCACAGTTTTGCCAATAATGCTCAGGAGAGAGATTATGGGCCTACATTGATATTGGAGCACAATCCTCCGGACGGGCCGACTTTTTTTACCCTTTATGGGCATTTGAGTATAAACTCCATGAAAGATTGGATGCCTGGTCGAAAAGTATCCGCCGGAGAGGTGATGGGCACAATCGGTCCCCGCCCGGAGAATGGCAACTGGCCGCCGCATCTGCATTTTCAGGTCATCCTCGACCTGTTAGGTCGGGCTGGTGATTTTCCCGGCGTAGCATATCCCCATCAGCGGGAAATCTGGAAATCTGTCAGCCCCGATCCGGGGATGCTTGCAGGTGTGAATATCCGTTCTTTCCCGGAAACAAAACCCCGGGAGATTCAGCAAGTCAGGAATCGACATTTGGGCCGGAGCCTGAGTGTCTCTTATGATCGCCCGCTGAAAATCGTCAGGGGTTACGGTCAATATCTTTATGACCACGAAGGCCGTCGATATCTCGACACTGTCAATAACGTGCCCCACGTAGGGCATCAGCATCCGCGCATTGTTGCAGCAGGGCGAAAGCAGGCAGCATTGCTCAATACCAATACCCGCTATCTTCACGAAGCGATTGTGCGTTATGCAGAAGAACTGCTGGCGACCTTGCCGCCGTCTCTGGAAGTCGTTCATTTCGTAAATTCGGGAAGTGAGGCCAATGAGCTGGCGTTGCGTATGGCCCGGGCGATTGGCGGAAACCGCGATATGCTCGTAGTGGAAGTAGGGTATCATGGCAATACCAATGCCTGTATTGATATCAGCTCATACAAATTTGACGGAAAAGGCGGAAAGGGAGCCCCTGAATGGATACATGTATTGCCGATTCCGGACAATTACCGCGGTCTGTACCGGGGAGAAGGTACCGGCGGAAAATATGCAGGCCATGTGGATGTGATACTCCGCCAGTTGGCGGAGGCGGGGAAAAAACCTGCCGGTTTTATTCATGAGAGCATCCTGAGCTGTGGGGGACAGGTAATGTTACCTGAAGGTTACCTGGCCGCAGCGTACCAAAAAGTAAGAGCTGCCGGAGGCGTCTGTATTGCAGATGAGGTGCAGGTAGGTTTTGGCAGGGTAGGGGAAAAATTCTGGGGATTTGAGCTGCAAGGGGTAGTGCCCGACATCGTGACAATGGGTAAGCCGATTGGCAATGGACATCCGCTGGGTGCGGTCGTGTGTACACGTGCCGTCGCAGAAGCTTTTGCCAACGGCATGGAATATTTCAATACTTTCGGCGGGAACCCGGTCTCCTGCGCCATTGGCAGGGAGGTCCTGGCTGTAATCAAAGATGAAGCGCTGCAACATCATGCCTTTCAAATGGGCACATTGCTGCGCAAGGGCTTGCTCGAACTGCAGCAGAAGCATGCCATAATCGGCGATGTGCGCGGTGTCGGGTTGTTTCAGGGGTTTGAACTGGTCAAAGACAGGGAATTACTTACACCCGCTCCGGATCAGACCCGGTATCTTGCCAACTGCATGCGACAGTTGGGTATTTTGATGAGTACTGACGGGCCCTTTCATAATGTTATTAAAATCAAACCACCGATGCCCTTTCATGCAGGTAATGTTTCGTTTTTAATAGATACACTGGACAAGGTTTTGGGGGAGAATTATTTTACATTTGAATAA
- a CDS encoding ABC transporter ATP-binding protein: MLKAENIYKSYGQVSVLKGVDISLEEGEVVALIGASGAGKSTLLQILGTLDNPDSGKVFFQNKEITQMNEKQKAQFRNQSLGFVFQFHHLLPEFSALENVCMPAFILGSPRTAVIARAEKLLSQLGLENRFHHKPGQLSGGEQQRVSIARSLINEPRMILADEPTGNLDTHNSEELYRIIFDLAQSTGVAFMIATHNLGLAEKANRTCHIRDGLMVNG, translated from the coding sequence ATGCTAAAGGCTGAAAATATTTATAAATCATACGGACAGGTTTCTGTACTAAAAGGCGTTGATATTTCTCTGGAAGAAGGCGAAGTCGTAGCGCTTATCGGCGCTTCGGGTGCCGGGAAAAGCACGCTGCTTCAGATTCTCGGTACGTTGGATAATCCAGATTCGGGCAAAGTGTTTTTTCAAAACAAAGAGATCACACAAATGAACGAAAAACAAAAGGCGCAGTTTCGCAATCAGTCCCTGGGGTTTGTTTTTCAGTTTCACCATTTGCTTCCGGAGTTTAGTGCGCTCGAAAATGTGTGTATGCCGGCATTTATTTTGGGAAGTCCCCGCACGGCGGTTATTGCAAGAGCCGAGAAACTGCTGAGTCAGCTGGGGCTGGAAAATCGTTTTCACCACAAACCTGGCCAACTTTCCGGCGGAGAACAGCAGCGGGTCTCTATTGCCCGAAGTCTGATTAATGAACCCCGGATGATCCTTGCAGATGAACCAACCGGGAATCTGGATACTCACAACAGTGAAGAACTTTACCGAATCATTTTTGACCTTGCCCAATCTACGGGTGTCGCTTTTATGATTGCTACCCACAATCTCGGACTGGCAGAAAAAGCCAACCGCACCTGCCATATCAGAGATGGGTTAATGGTTAATGGTTAA
- a CDS encoding RNA polymerase sigma factor, whose protein sequence is MTKNVKQLSDESLIEAIVQTGKTDLFGILYDKYSNKVYRKCLSFVKDEDIAQDMVQEILIKVFTQLSKFKGKSRFSTWLYSITYNFCVEYYRKQTKYGTVDIDEGPEVYDVSDDEDELLHLRVEQLKIALEHIAPDDKVILLMKYQDDISIKELMDVFDVSESAVKMRLARARQRVQVIVKEMEKREENV, encoded by the coding sequence TTGACAAAAAATGTTAAACAGCTTTCGGATGAATCGCTGATAGAAGCGATTGTACAGACAGGTAAGACCGACCTGTTTGGCATTCTATATGACAAATACTCTAACAAGGTTTATCGCAAATGTCTAAGCTTCGTCAAAGATGAGGATATCGCTCAGGATATGGTCCAGGAGATTCTTATCAAGGTGTTTACTCAATTGTCGAAGTTTAAAGGAAAAAGTCGGTTTTCAACCTGGTTGTACTCCATTACTTATAACTTTTGTGTGGAATACTACCGAAAACAGACCAAATATGGAACAGTGGATATCGATGAAGGTCCAGAGGTCTATGATGTGAGTGACGATGAAGATGAATTGCTGCACCTTCGGGTGGAACAACTCAAAATTGCGCTGGAACATATTGCTCCCGACGATAAAGTGATTTTGTTGATGAAATATCAGGATGATATTTCCATCAAAGAGCTGATGGATGTGTTTGATGTTTCCGAAAGTGCTGTGAAGATGCGCCTTGCCCGTGCCCGTCAGCGCGTGCAGGTAATTGTGAAAGAAATGGAAAAACGTGAAGAAAATGTATGA
- a CDS encoding pyruvate dehydrogenase complex E1 component subunit beta produces MREIQFREAIREAMSEEMRRDERVYLMGEEVAEYNGAYKVSQGMLAEFGPKRVIDTPISEMGFAGIGVGSAMLGLRPIVEFMTFNFSLVAIDQIINNAAKMYQMSGGQFNIPIVFRGPSGAAGQLAATHSQSFENWFANTPGLKVVSPSTPADGKGLLKSAIRDPNPVLVMESEVMYGEKGPVPEGEEFLIPLDKADIKRPGKDVTIVSFGKMVHVALEACTELAKNGIEAEMIDLRSLRPIDYDTVINSVKKTNRCVVVEESWPLASISTEIAYILQRRAFDYLDAPVIRVTGRDTPLPYSSTLVDTFMPNAKRTIEAVNQVLYR; encoded by the coding sequence ATGAGAGAAATACAATTCAGAGAAGCGATCCGTGAAGCCATGTCCGAAGAAATGCGCCGCGACGAGCGTGTTTACCTTATGGGGGAAGAAGTGGCTGAATATAATGGCGCATACAAAGTCAGCCAGGGAATGCTGGCAGAATTTGGCCCTAAAAGAGTGATAGACACGCCTATTTCTGAGATGGGTTTTGCCGGTATCGGAGTAGGATCAGCTATGCTGGGTCTCCGTCCGATCGTGGAGTTTATGACCTTCAACTTTTCGCTGGTAGCAATTGATCAGATCATCAACAATGCCGCGAAAATGTATCAGATGAGCGGTGGCCAGTTTAACATTCCTATTGTTTTCCGTGGGCCAAGTGGTGCTGCCGGTCAGCTGGCTGCTACCCACTCCCAAAGTTTTGAAAACTGGTTTGCCAATACGCCCGGTCTTAAAGTCGTATCTCCCAGTACTCCTGCGGATGGTAAAGGTTTGCTCAAATCTGCTATTCGCGACCCTAACCCGGTTTTGGTTATGGAGTCGGAAGTGATGTACGGTGAAAAAGGCCCCGTTCCTGAAGGGGAAGAATTCCTGATTCCGCTCGATAAAGCAGATATCAAACGCCCCGGGAAAGATGTAACCATTGTCTCTTTTGGCAAAATGGTTCATGTGGCACTTGAAGCCTGTACAGAACTAGCCAAAAACGGAATCGAAGCCGAAATGATCGACCTTCGCTCCCTGCGCCCGATTGATTATGACACCGTGATCAACTCGGTGAAAAAAACCAACCGCTGCGTTGTGGTTGAAGAATCCTGGCCGCTTGCGTCAATTTCTACGGAAATTGCCTATATCCTTCAGCGCAGGGCATTTGACTACCTCGATGCACCCGTTATCCGGGTGACAGGAAGAGATACGCCTCTGCCTTACTCTTCTACATTGGTAGATACTTTCATGCCCAATGCAAAACGTACCATTGAAGCTGTAAATCAGGTTCTGTACCGGTAG